In Spiroplasma litorale, a single genomic region encodes these proteins:
- a CDS encoding ABC transporter ATP-binding protein, with product MQKVKERVKFFSKDKFKKYGALLKGSIKAYPFLFSTYIFLAIFDTTLFSCMSLVIANLIKNITGEGGATLFGLQMHWYSWTAIGISMVVTYAIVEYFFNYVGGVWTRKIEIWLRVKCLKALVDVDLTFYSKNQIGNYMTKIIGDSQGAADGLNEWTNNFIYIIIMLILINIIMFALDPLIAAIALSVFVVLLILSLFVFFAYRKSTIESIDYKQNLDADNTDRLMNIRLIKSSGTELSELERIKVNNKLYAKKVNKTVWWGTFLIIFANFFGWILPGLITISIILIYNGTYSISQISALIIPFVSTVTILTGAMFLLPMVLRALSISMNCNWRLNYIYSQESLIKYSLEPVKIDSIDKIEIKDMEFIYPESPNKVILPKTSLTFEKGKSYAFVGETGSGKSTIAKVLLRFYDPSQGKVLINGINLKNIDMPSYLDKLGYVEQEPQILYGTVMDNIRYAKFDATDEEVIAAAKKASLHNFILTLSDKYDTILGERGFIFSGGQKQRLVIARMFLKNPELLILDEATSALDNIVEKEVQAQLDKLIVGRTTIVIAHRLSTIRDCDQIIVLGGNAGGIVQMGTFDELKEQEGHFINLYKAGLMG from the coding sequence ATGCAAAAAGTAAAAGAAAGAGTTAAATTCTTTTCAAAAGATAAATTTAAAAAATATGGTGCACTTCTTAAAGGTTCAATAAAAGCATATCCATTTTTATTTTCAACTTATATATTTTTAGCAATATTTGATACTACTTTATTCTCATGTATGTCACTTGTAATTGCGAATTTAATTAAAAATATTACTGGTGAAGGTGGTGCAACTTTATTTGGTTTGCAAATGCATTGATATAGTTGGACTGCAATTGGAATTTCAATGGTAGTTACATATGCAATTGTTGAATATTTTTTTAACTATGTTGGTGGTGTTTGAACTAGAAAAATCGAGATATGACTTAGAGTTAAATGTTTAAAAGCTTTAGTTGATGTTGATTTAACATTCTACTCAAAAAACCAAATTGGTAATTACATGACTAAAATTATTGGTGATTCACAAGGGGCAGCTGATGGTTTGAATGAATGAACAAATAACTTTATTTATATAATTATTATGTTGATTTTAATTAATATAATAATGTTTGCTCTTGACCCTTTAATTGCTGCTATTGCACTTAGTGTATTTGTAGTTTTGCTTATTTTATCTTTATTTGTTTTTTTTGCATATCGTAAGTCAACAATAGAATCAATTGACTACAAACAAAATTTAGATGCAGATAATACAGATAGATTAATGAATATAAGATTAATTAAATCAAGCGGAACAGAATTAAGTGAACTGGAAAGAATTAAAGTAAACAATAAACTATATGCAAAAAAAGTTAATAAAACAGTTTGATGAGGAACATTTCTAATTATATTTGCAAACTTTTTTGGTTGAATACTACCAGGATTAATTACAATATCTATAATTTTAATTTATAATGGCACATATAGTATTTCACAAATATCTGCTTTAATAATTCCGTTTGTATCAACGGTTACAATATTAACTGGAGCAATGTTTTTACTACCAATGGTTTTAAGAGCGCTATCAATTTCAATGAATTGTAACTGAAGGTTAAATTATATTTATTCTCAAGAAAGTTTAATAAAATATTCACTTGAACCAGTTAAAATCGATAGTATTGATAAAATTGAAATTAAAGACATGGAATTTATATACCCAGAATCTCCAAATAAGGTTATACTTCCTAAAACTTCATTAACTTTTGAAAAAGGAAAAAGCTATGCGTTTGTTGGAGAAACAGGTAGTGGTAAATCTACAATTGCAAAAGTTTTATTAAGATTTTATGATCCTTCACAAGGAAAAGTTCTTATAAATGGAATAAACTTAAAAAATATTGATATGCCAAGTTACTTGGATAAACTTGGATACGTTGAACAAGAACCTCAAATTTTGTACGGTACAGTAATGGACAATATAAGATATGCAAAATTTGATGCAACTGATGAAGAAGTAATTGCTGCTGCTAAAAAAGCAAGTTTACATAATTTTATATTAACTCTATCTGATAAATACGACACAATTTTAGGTGAACGTGGTTTTATATTTTCAGGAGGACAAAAACAACGTTTAGTAATTGCGCGTATGTTTTTAAAAAATCCAGAACTATTAATTTTAGATGAAGCTACAAGTGCATTAGATAACATTGTTGAAAAAGAAGTTCAAGCTCAATTAGATAAACTAATCGTTGGTAGAACAACAATAGTTATTGCACATAGGTTATCAACAATAAGAGATTGTGACCAGATTATTGTGTTGGGTGGTAATGCTGGTGGAATTGTACAAATGGGTACGTTTGATGAATTAAAAGAACAAGAAGGTCATTTTATAAATTTATATAAAGCTGGATTGATGGGGTAA
- a CDS encoding ABC transporter permease, with the protein MLAIFKVESIKFIKNPWSIIFGIFFPIMWILIDGFVWGKNSVNGINVMNYVFPGIVLLVASTFTISTISLTLSNDRINKRLKQISITKIGVTMYLFGIVLWNYIVFICDFVLIFLIATFAFELKVSFLQFLFLIIVPLFLFITNFFMAVSIANNSKTTNSNTFITILIFYITIFLSGSSIPTYIFPDWYKWIQIFIPSGSPVLLLTYLSNGINTTEIWYTYLIMIAYILIFGFIAIKTFKWQ; encoded by the coding sequence ATGCTAGCAATATTTAAAGTAGAATCTATAAAATTTATTAAAAACCCTTGGTCAATAATTTTTGGTATATTTTTTCCTATAATGTGAATTTTGATTGATGGATTTGTTTGAGGTAAAAACTCGGTAAACGGTATTAATGTAATGAATTATGTATTTCCAGGTATAGTTTTACTAGTTGCTTCAACATTTACAATTTCAACAATATCTTTAACATTAAGTAATGATAGAATAAACAAAAGATTAAAACAAATATCAATTACTAAAATTGGTGTAACAATGTATCTATTTGGAATTGTTTTGTGAAATTACATTGTATTTATTTGTGACTTCGTATTAATATTTTTAATTGCTACTTTTGCTTTTGAATTAAAGGTTTCCTTTTTGCAGTTTTTATTTTTAATAATTGTACCTCTATTTTTATTTATAACAAATTTTTTTATGGCAGTTTCAATTGCAAATAATAGTAAAACAACAAATTCTAACACCTTTATAACTATTTTGATATTCTATATAACAATATTTTTATCTGGTTCCTCAATACCAACTTACATTTTTCCTGATTGATACAAATGAATACAAATTTTTATACCATCTGGCAGCCCTGTTTTATTATTAACGTATTTGTCTAATGGTATAAATACAACTGAAATATGATATACATATTTAATTATGATTGCATACATTTTAATATTTGGGTTTATTGCAATTAAAACTTTTAAATGACAATAA
- a CDS encoding ABC transporter ATP-binding protein has product MNTQIYEEKAKAEIAQKILEEHKQHGYLWLLFSYLKHHPWTATIIFVLSALGSGLAVSIPLLMQQTLLCISNLRDDGKDTTTTFIIWQFTWKDWIYLQLAVYVALAILVFTRNITVGKLGRDIEIHLRNETLKALMMQDISYYSTQKIGEILTKLGADTWLIGEQTRVIPTMLLMAVFNFIGSAIVLLTVDWKLGLIATGFISFGLISMIFFLKRVGKWVGKLRTTITFVNGDITDRIGSIRLIKASGTEKYEKNRFKEIHGEFYDTVKKFFRRLSFVMTGAFTTVMALQLVVLLSAYGFYYDQIPHLIIISTTFIAGLGTMTSPIYLLLRSAFGYMMANECTKRVYQITTSKPKFDSHYYKGQGKYLQSINKDIVFNGVSFNYPEKPHVNVLPKFDFTFEKGKSYAFVGETGSGKSSIAKLLLRFYDPTEGVILINGEDDLKDLHLKSYLDLIGYVEQEPQIMFGTVKENIMYTNPEATDEEVIAAAKKANLHKLVMSWPNQYNTILGERGFMLSGGQKQRLVIARMFLKNPEVLILDEATSALDNIVEKEIQVELDKLMKNRTSISIAHRLSTIKNCDQIIVLARGQGVVQKGTFNELKNKPGHFKNLYDAGLMKEEKQNNN; this is encoded by the coding sequence ATGAATACACAAATTTATGAAGAAAAAGCAAAAGCAGAAATTGCTCAAAAAATCTTAGAAGAACATAAACAACATGGTTATTTATGGCTACTATTTTCATATTTAAAACATCACCCATGAACTGCAACAATTATTTTTGTTTTATCTGCACTTGGTAGTGGATTAGCTGTTAGTATCCCATTACTTATGCAACAAACTTTATTATGCATAAGTAATTTGAGAGATGACGGTAAAGATACAACAACCACTTTTATAATCTGACAATTTACTTGAAAAGATTGAATTTATTTACAACTTGCTGTTTATGTTGCATTAGCAATTCTTGTTTTTACAAGAAATATAACTGTAGGTAAATTAGGAAGAGATATAGAAATACATTTAAGAAATGAAACTTTAAAAGCTTTAATGATGCAAGATATTTCTTATTACAGTACTCAAAAAATTGGAGAAATATTAACAAAACTTGGAGCAGACACATGATTGATTGGTGAACAAACAAGGGTAATCCCAACTATGTTATTAATGGCTGTTTTTAATTTTATAGGTTCTGCAATAGTTCTTTTGACAGTAGATTGAAAACTTGGATTAATTGCAACAGGGTTTATTTCTTTTGGTCTGATTTCAATGATATTTTTCTTGAAAAGAGTTGGAAAATGAGTTGGAAAATTAAGAACTACAATTACTTTCGTTAACGGAGACATTACAGATAGAATTGGTTCAATTAGATTAATTAAAGCTAGTGGTACTGAAAAATATGAAAAAAACCGTTTTAAAGAAATTCATGGAGAATTTTATGACACTGTAAAAAAATTTTTTAGAAGACTAAGTTTTGTTATGACTGGTGCCTTTACAACTGTTATGGCGCTTCAACTTGTTGTACTTTTATCTGCTTATGGTTTTTATTATGATCAAATACCACACTTAATTATAATATCTACAACATTTATTGCGGGTTTAGGAACAATGACATCCCCAATTTATTTATTGCTTAGATCTGCGTTTGGGTATATGATGGCAAACGAATGTACAAAAAGGGTTTATCAAATAACTACTTCTAAACCAAAATTTGATTCTCATTACTACAAGGGTCAAGGTAAATACTTACAATCTATAAACAAAGATATTGTATTTAATGGAGTGTCTTTTAATTATCCTGAAAAACCACACGTTAATGTTTTACCTAAATTTGATTTTACATTTGAAAAAGGAAAAAGCTATGCTTTTGTTGGAGAAACTGGTAGCGGTAAGTCATCAATTGCAAAATTGTTATTAAGATTTTATGACCCAACAGAAGGGGTTATACTTATAAATGGTGAAGATGACTTAAAAGATTTACATTTAAAATCATATCTTGACTTAATTGGTTATGTAGAACAAGAACCACAAATTATGTTTGGAACAGTTAAAGAAAATATAATGTATACTAATCCTGAAGCAACTGATGAAGAAGTTATTGCTGCTGCAAAAAAAGCTAATTTACACAAATTGGTAATGAGTTGACCAAATCAATACAATACAATCCTTGGAGAACGTGGATTTATGTTAAGTGGTGGTCAAAAACAACGTTTAGTAATTGCACGTATGTTTTTAAAAAACCCAGAAGTACTTATTTTAGATGAAGCTACAAGTGCGCTAGATAATATTGTTGAAAAAGAAATTCAAGTTGAACTTGATAAATTAATGAAAAATAGAACAAGTATTTCAATTGCACATAGACTATCTACAATTAAAAATTGTGATCAAATAATTGTTTTAGCAAGAGGGCAAGGGGTTGTTCAAAAAGGTACATTTAATGAGTTAAAAAATAAACCAGGGCATTTTAAAAATTTATATGACGCTGGTTTAATGAAAGAAGAAAAGCAGAATAATAATTAA
- a CDS encoding ATP-binding cassette domain-containing protein, translated as MIKVSNVFKNYSKKIVLKNINLEIKKGEKIAIMGLNGSGKTTLAEIILKIFSPSSGEVVYEDKNISKNATFQDINFDGELNLKQLVNFYCGAFKVKVNTSEYFKKFDLENETKQKYLKLSGGQKQKFKFLITLLNNPKLLLLDELTTSLDYLWRHKIVLLIKDYIIKNDCTLIMVSHDIEEVSQLCDRVLLMSNGEIIKDLDLKKTKEESINILKKEILSNASNI; from the coding sequence ATGATAAAAGTTTCTAACGTTTTTAAAAATTATTCAAAGAAAATTGTATTAAAAAATATTAATTTAGAGATAAAAAAAGGTGAAAAAATTGCAATTATGGGTTTGAATGGTAGTGGAAAAACAACTTTAGCTGAAATTATTTTAAAAATTTTTTCACCATCGTCTGGAGAAGTTGTTTATGAAGATAAAAACATTTCGAAAAATGCAACATTCCAAGATATAAATTTTGATGGTGAATTAAATTTAAAACAACTAGTTAACTTTTATTGTGGTGCTTTTAAAGTGAAAGTTAATACAAGTGAATATTTTAAAAAATTTGATTTAGAAAATGAAACCAAACAAAAATATTTAAAATTATCTGGTGGACAAAAGCAAAAATTTAAATTTTTAATAACATTATTGAATAACCCTAAATTATTACTTTTAGATGAATTAACAACTTCGCTTGATTATTTATGAAGGCATAAAATTGTATTATTAATTAAAGATTATATAATAAAAAACGATTGTACATTAATAATGGTATCACATGATATAGAAGAAGTGTCTCAATTATGTGATAGGGTTTTGTTAATGTCAAATGGTGAAATAATTAAAGACTTAGATTTAAAAAAAACAAAAGAAGAATCAATAAATATCTTGAAAAAGGAGATTTTATCTAATGCTAGCAATATTTAA